In Clostridiaceae bacterium, the genomic stretch ACCTCATCCTGCCCTTGTTTGTAAAGGCAGAAGCCCTGATCTTGACGCTTTCCTGGATCATGTGGACCATATCGTTAAATTGGTAGGCGTTGACCATGTCGGAATAGGGCTCGATTATGTTGAGGGGTTGAAAGAGGAAGGAAAGACGCCCGAGTCCGTTAGGCTATGGAGAACAAGGCGCCCCGATATTTTCGGAACGGTTGATGATTTCTTCAACGTGAGCTTCACGAAAGACATAGATTGCATTGAAAAGCTTCCAAACTTTACAAGAGGCCTTCTGACACGCGGTTATTCAGAAACTGATATTGAAAAGATTCTGGGAGGCAACTTCCTGCGTGTGTTTAAAGATATTACAGGACAATAGGAATAAATACGAGTAAATTGGGGGGTGCAGGATATGAATATGGAACTTTTAAAATTTATTGCAGAGCCTGTGAGAAAAAATGTTAGGAAAGGAGACAAGGTTTTAATCCTTTCTGATTTTAAAACCGAAAAAGAGATACAGGATGCTCTGGTTGCAGCTGTCATTTTTCAGGAAGCCGTCCCCGTTCTCATGATCATACCTCCTGTAAAGGTTTTTGGGAATGAACCTCCGGAAATGGTTGCAAAAGCTGCAAAAGAGAGTGATCTGGTCATTATTGCCTGTTCAACCGCAATGGGTCATACCAATGCGATCCGTGGGAACAGATATCTGACCATGAGCGGCGTCACAGTAAAATCACTGACCACGGGTGCCGCTACGGCCGATTATAATGAAGTATACCGGTTAACCCGGGAAATAGCGGATATTGTTACCACTGGCAGTATTGTGCATGTAACCACAGAGAAAGGAACCGATATTACACTTTCCGTTGAGGGAAGAAAAGCCACTCCTTTGGCTTCTGTTGTTGATGAAGACGGCCAGGGCAAGGCAGCATTCCCTGATGGAG encodes the following:
- a CDS encoding aminopeptidase — its product is MNMELLKFIAEPVRKNVRKGDKVLILSDFKTEKEIQDALVAAVIFQEAVPVLMIIPPVKVFGNEPPEMVAKAAKESDLVIIACSTAMGHTNAIRGNRYLTMSGVTVKSLTTGAATADYNEVYRLTREIADIVTTGSIVHVTTEKGTDITLSVEGRKATPLASVVDEDGQGKAAFPDGEVAIAPVEGTANGVIVVDGSIHHFGLVKEDVRLIVKEGRVVQIDGGKTAKDFYQFVKENGDENSFNIAEFALGTNYAASITANTQDAKKTIGTVHFALGDNITLGGHTYSKIHMDMVVSNCTVSIDGKLILKDNRFIHKSP